The proteins below come from a single Ictidomys tridecemlineatus isolate mIctTri1 chromosome 8, mIctTri1.hap1, whole genome shotgun sequence genomic window:
- the Mmut gene encoding methylmalonyl-CoA mutase, mitochondrial — MLRAKNQLFSLSPHYLKQLKEPSSSRLPWIRCLHQQKPLHPEWAALAKKQLKGKNPEDLIWHTPEGISIKPLYSKEDTKDLPGELPGVKPFTRGPYPTMYTFRPWTIRQYAGFSTVEESNKFYKDNIKAGQQGLSVAFDLATHRGYDSDNPRVRGDVGMAGVAIDTVEDTKILFDGIPLEKMSVSMTMNGAVIPVLATFIVTGEEQGVPKEKLTGTIQNDILKEFMVRNTYIFPPEPSMKIIADIFQYTAKHMPKFNSISISGYHMQEAGADAILELAYTIADGLEYCRTGLQAGLTIDEFAPRLSFFWGIGMNFYMEIAKMRAGRRLWAHLIQQKFQPKNSKSLLLRAHCQTSGWSLTEQDPYNNIIRTAVEAMAAVFGGTQSLHTNSFDEALGLPTVKSARIARNTQIIIQEESGIPKVADPWGGSYMMESLTNDVYDAALKLINEIEEMGGMAKAVAEGLPKLRIEECAARRQARIDSGSEVIVGVNKYQLEKEESVEVLAIDNTSVRKTQIEKLKKIKSSRDQALAERCLAALTQCAASGDGNILALAVDAARARCTVGEITDAMKKVFGEHKANDRMVSGAYRQEFGESKEITSAINRVHKFMEREGRRPRLLVAKMGQDGHDRGAKVIATGFADLGFDVDIGPLFQTPREVAQQAVDADVHAVGVSTLAAGHKTLVPELIKELNALGRPDILVMCGGVIPPQDYEFLYEVGVSNVFGPGTRIPKAAVQVLDDIEKCLEKKQQSA; from the exons ATGTTGAGGGCAAAGAATCAGCTTTTTTCACTTTCACCCCATTACTTGAAGCAGTTAAAAGAACCATCATCCTCCAGGCTCCCATGGATACGGTGTCTACATCAGCAGAAACCTCTTCATCCAGAATGGGCTGCCCTGGCCAAAAAACAGTTGAAAGGCAAAAACCCAGAAGACCTAATATGGCACACCCCAGAAGGGATCTCTATAAAGCCCTTGTATTCCAAGGAGGACACTAAGGACTTACCTGGAGAACTTCCAGGAGTGAAGCCATTCACACGTGGACCTTATCCTACCATGTATACTTTTAGGCCCTGGACCATCCGCCAGTATGCAGGCTTTAGTACTGTAGAAGAAAGCAATAAATTCTATAAAGACAATATTAAAG ctGGTCAACAAGGGTTATCAGTTGCCTTTGATCTAGCAACGCATCGTGGTTATGATTCAGACAACCCTCGAGTTCGTGGTGATGTTGGAATGGCTGGAGTTGCTATTGATACTGTGGAAGATACCAAAATTCTTTTTGATGGAATTCCTTTAGAAAAAATGTCAGTTTCCATGACCATGAATGGAGCAGTTATTCCAGTTCTTGCAACTTTTATAGTAACTGGAGAAGAACAAGGTGTACCCAAAGAGAAACTTACCGGAACAATTCAAAATGACATACTAAAGGAGTTTATGGTCAGAAATACTTATATTTTCCCTCCAGAACCATCCATGAAAATTATTGCCGACATCTTCCAATATACAGCTAAG caCATGccaaaatttaattcaatttcaatAAGTGGATACCATATGCAGGAAGCAGGAGCCGATGCCATTCTGGAACTGGCCTATACTATCGCAGATGGATTGGAGTACTGTAGAACTGGACTCCAAGCTGGCCTAACAATTGATGAATTTGCACCAAG GTTGTCTTTCTTCTGGGGAATTGGTATGAATTTCTATATGGAAATAGCAAAGATGAGAGCTGGGAGAAGACTGTGGGCTCATTTAATACAGCAAAAATTTCAGCCTAAAAATTCTAAATCTCTTCTTCTAAGAGCACATTGTCAGACATCAGGATGGTCACTTACTGAACAG GATCCCTACAATAACATTATCCGAACTGCAGTAGAAGCAATGGCAGCTGTGTTTGGAGGGACTCAGTCTTTGCACACAAATTCTTTTGATGAAGCTTTGGGTTTGCCAACTGTGAAAAGTGCTCGAATTGCCAGAAACACACAGATCATCATTCAAGAAGAATCTGGCATTCCTAAAGTGGCTGATCCTTGGGGGGGTTCATATATGATGGAATCTCTCACAAATGATGTTTATGATGCTGCCTTAAAG ctcattaatgaaattgaagaaatgGGTGGAATGGCCAAAGCTGTAGCTGAGGGATTACCTAAACTTCGAATTGAAGAATGTGCTGCCCGAAGACAAGCTAGAATAGATTCTG GTTCTGAAGTAATTGTTGGAGTAAATAAGTACCAACTGGAAAAAGAAGAATCTGTAGAAGTTCTGGCAATTGATAATACTTCAGTGCGTAAGACGCAgattgaaaaacttaaaaag ATCAAATCCAGCAGGGATCAAGCTTTGGCTGAACGGTGTCTTGCTGCACTAACCCAGTGTGCAGCCAGCGGAGATGGAAATATTTTGGCTCTTGCAGTGGATGCAGCTCGTGCAAG atgTACAGTTGGAGAAATCACAGATGCTATGAAAAAGGTATTTGGTGAACATAAAGCTAATGATCGTATGGTGAGTGGAGCATATCGCCAAGAATTTGGAGAAAGTAAAGAGATAACATCTGCTATCAATAG AGTTCATAAATTCATGGAACGGGAAGGTCGCAGACCTCGTCTTCTTGTAGCAAAAATGGGACAAGATGGTCATGACAGAGGAGCAAAAGTTATTGCTACAGGATTTGCTGATCTTGGTTTTGATGTGGACATAGGCCCTCTTTTtcag ACTCCCCGTGAAGTGGCCCAGCAGGCTGTAGATGCAGATGTACATGCTGTGGGTGTGAGCACACTGGCTGCTGGTCACAAAACCCTAGTTCCTGAGCTCATCAAAGAACTTAATGCTCTTGGACGGCCAGATATCCTTGTCATGTGTGGAGGGGTGATTCCACCACAG GATTATGAATTTCTGTATGAAGTTGGTGTTTCCAATGTATTTGGTCCTGGAACTCGAATTCCAAAGGCAGCCGTTCAAGTGCTTGATGATATTGAGAAATGTTTGGAAAAGAAACAACAATCTGCGTAA